The proteins below come from a single Malus domestica chromosome 03, GDT2T_hap1 genomic window:
- the LOC114823900 gene encoding uncharacterized protein: MGFDNECILNIQSLAGEYFCPVCRLLVYPTEALQSQCTHLYCKPCLTYVVSTTQACPYDGYLVTEADAKPLTESNKALSDTIGKILVHCLFHRSGCTWQGPLSECTPHCSGCAFGNSPVVCNRCGVQIVHRHVQEHAQTCPGVQPQAQQAEVALHTSASGTSAATADQSQAAIQTGTTTSQAPVSQTTSATAPGSDPNQKVNSSSQAQAAVPTADQWYQQQQQYQQYYQQYPGYDPYQQQYQNYYPYQQPAVPQQQQAQPPYGTVQNQPQTYLQPQPQTQPPPQPQTQPLLQPQISQAQAQPQIQPPNGQAPVVAQTQNQVQANQQQQLHPTVQTYPAAHGQTQPYFQAPSQSQPHSQQVQVLPYQQPQIQQHTQAHLQPQHHPLSQPQSQSQPQQQVQVQHHPQLHPSQPMNAAVQPQAQHPPSHPVSGNNSYPQPHLHQPAQHNMYVQSQGVPHSQLQTPVQMPNQFPPQPPLMRPPSSHTTIPNQQQPALLPSPGQVQNINPAQQQPVPSYAQQPGNSVYQRPIMQAVQQPMPQQYFHHQPYVQQQPSTQLRPQSQSHLFPQHIHASTQSQQNIALSQGIQHTQSNLVGRPMMPSHGVQPQPYGQTAVQVRPMHSSVNHPSTNQNNMVRTNNPVQSGANSRPTMSERQAEKESESSGQNVAHDAEFKSVKSEMGMKSVDDEHKPSGGVKPNQGDTSFKEIPESRGLSEADPNLHALDNGGSVNIPMLKEEGMDSAMEHSSNGKLGEVAEGAKEIPSEEAQLHEEQGRRLQKNASGILQPSNVQIQAGGGSQAVSTPAPTVQVQAGGSTQPSHPVSIHHGPTILPQGPGAPPHHTQGPGQPLAHLRPQGPAHVPGQPFHPSEHLQPPGPNPGFGPSSGRGGQYGPQGVLPPSHTGAPKMQGEPVGGPPFSGMMAPYGPEGHRSYQRPAFQIDQGAIGQPSGIPPNMLRMNGTPGLDSSSVHGLRDEKFKAFPDERMNPFPADPTYRGFDRVAFEDDLKQFPRPSYLDSDPVSKFGNYSSRPFDKGPHGLKYDMGLNTDPAAGDIGRMEPSRGRPDFVGRRHMDVLAPRSPVRDYPAIPSHGFRGFGPDDFDRRDFHRFGDPHGNSFHEGRLSNFPGQFRRGEFEGPGNMRIVDGHPGHLRRGDHLGHQNVHNHLHLRETMGFGDRHPRIGDMTGPGNFESFRGKRTSHPRLGEPGFRSSFSLQRFPTDGAYTGDLESFDHSRKRKPASMGWCRICKVDCETVEGLDLHSQTREHQKMAMDMVRTIKQNAKKQKLTSGDQSLVEDENKSKNPALKPGEKSSIDG, encoded by the exons ATGGGATTTGACAATGAGTGCATATTGAACATCCAGTCTCTTGCCGGAGAGTACTTTTGTCCGGTTTGTCGTCTGCTTGTTTACCCAACTGAAGCACTACAGTCGCAATGTACTCATCTGTATTGCAAGCCCTGTTTGACATACGTTGTGAGCACCACCCAAGCTTGCCCATATGATGGCTACTTAGTGACAGAAGCAGATGCCAAG CCACTCACGGAGTCAAATAAGGCCCTCTCTGATACCATTGGCAAAATACTAGTTCATTGCTTATTTCACAGGAGTGGATGCACATGGCAGGGACCATTATCCGAGTGCACACCTCATTGTTCTGGATGTGCCTTTGGCAATTCTCCTGTAGTATGCAACCGGTGTGGAGTCCAAATTGTGCATCGTCATGTGCAGGAACATGCACAAACATGTCCT GGTGTGCAGCCTCAAGCGCAGCAGGCAGAGGTTGCTCTGCACACTTCTGCTTCTGGCACATCAGCAGCTACTGCTGATCAATCCCAGGCTGCAATTCAAACAGGAACAACTACATCTCAGGCCCCGGTTTCTCAAACTACAAGTGCCACTGCACCTGGATCTGATCCAAATCAGAAAGTAAACTCAAGTTCTCAAGCTCAAGCGGCTGTGCCGACTGCTGATCAATGGTACCAGCAGCAGCAACAATATCAACAGTACTACCAGCAGTATCCTGGATATGACCCATATCAACAGCAATATCAGAACTACTATCCCTATCAACAGCCAGCAGTTCCACAACAACAGCAGGCTCAGCCACCATATGGGACCGTCCAGAATCAACCTCAGACATACTTGCAACCTCAGCCTCAAACTCAACCTCCGCCACAGCCCCAAACTCAACCTCTGCTACAGCCCCAAATTTCTCAAGCTCAAGCTCAACCCCAAATTCAGCCTCCAAATGGCCAGGCTCCTGTTGTGGCTCAAACTCAAAATCAGGTACAAGCCAACCAACAGCAGCAACTCCACCCGACAGTGCAGACTTACCCAGCAGCTCATGGGCAGACACAGCCATATTTCCAAGCTCCATCTCAGTCACAGCCTCATTCTCAACAGGTGCAAGTGCTTCCGTATCAGCAGCCCCAAATTCAGCAACATACCCAGGCCCATCTTCAACCGCAGCACCATCCCCTTTCTCAACCCCAGTCTCAGTCACAACCTCAGCAACAGGTACAGGTTCAACACCATCCCCAACTTCACCCTTCTCAGCCCATGAATGCTGCTGTCCAACCTCAGGCACAGCATCCACCATCTCATCCCGTGTCTGGCAATAACTCATATCCTCAACCTCACCTTCACCAACCAGCGCAACACAATATGTACGTGCAATCTCAAGGTGTGCCTCACTCTCAGTTACAGACTCCTGTTCAAATGCCGAATCAGTTTCCTCCACAACCCCCACTCATGCGTCCGCCTTCATCTCATACAACAATTCCAAACCAGCAGCAGCCAGCTTTGTTGCCTTCACCCGGTCAAGTCCAAAATATCAATCCTGCACAACAGCAGCCAGTTCCCTCTTATGCTCAGCAACCTGGAAATTCAGTCTACCAGCGCCCTATTATGCAAGCAGTTCAACAACCGATGCCTCAGCAGTATTTCCACCATCAGCCATATGTACAGCAGCAACCATCTACACAGTTACGTCCCCAGAGCCAATCTCATCTGTTCCCTCAACATATTCATGCCTCTACACAGTCTCAGCAGAACATTGCATTGTCTCAGGGCATTCAACATACTCAGTCTAATCTTGTCGGAAGACCTATGATGCCAAGTCATGGAGTACAACCTCAGCCTTATGGACAAACTGCTGTTCAGGTGAGGCCAATGCATTCTTCTGTAAACCATCCATCTACAAATCAGAATAATATGGTCAGAACAAACAACCCAGTGCAATCTGGAGCAAACTCAAGACCAACTATGTCTGAGAGGCAAGCGGAGAAAGAATCTGAGTCATCAGGTCAGAATGTTGCACATGATGCTGAATTTAAATCCGTGAAATCTGAGATGGGTATGAAGTCCGTTGATGATGAGCATAAACCTAGTGGTGGAGTTAAACCTAATCAGGGGGATACATCTTTCAAGGAGATTCCAGAGTCTAGGGGCTTGTCGGAGGCAGATCCAAATTTACATGCACTTGATAATGGAGGTTCTGTAAATATCCCAATGTTGAAGGAAGAGGGTATGGATAGTGCTATGGAGCACTCAAGTAATGGTAAATTGGGTGAAGTAGCTGAGGGCGCAAAAGAAATCCCATCGGAAGAAGCTCAACTTCATGAAGAACAGGGTCGAAGGTTGCAGAAGAATGCTAGTGGCATTCTGCAGCCTTCCAATGTACAAATACAAGCTGGCGGGGGTTCTCAAGCTGTATCTACTCCAGCTCCAACTGTTCAAGTACAAGCTGGTGGCTCTACACAACCTTCACATCCTGTATCAATACATCATGGACCTACTATACTCCCCCAAGGGCCTGGTGCACCTCCGCATCATACACAGGGGCCTGGGCAGCCCTTGGCTCATTTAAGACCTCAGGGACCTGCACATGTACCTGGACAGCCTTTTCATCCATCTGAGCATTTGCAGCCACCTGGTCCCAACCCGGGTTTTGGACCATCCTCTGGAAGGGGAGGTCAGTATGGTCCTCAAGGTGTACTACCTCCTTCCCATACAGGGGCTCCCAAGATGCAAGGTGAACCTGTTGGAGGCCCTCCATTTAGTGGAATGATGGCACCATATGGCCCTGAAGGTCATAGGAGTTACCAGCGGCCTGCCTTTCAGATTGATCAAGGAGCAATTGGACAGCCATCTGGTATCCCCCCAAATATGTTGAGAATGAATGGAACTCCAGGCCTCGACTCCTCATCAGTTCATGGGTTGAGGGATGAAAAGTTCAAGGCTTTTCCAGACGAACGAATGAATCCCTTCCCAGCAGATCCAACTTATCGTGGTTTTGACCGGGTAGCGTTTGAAGATGATCTCAAGCAATTCCCTAGGCCTTCGTATCTGGATTCTGATCCTGTTTCTAAATTTGGGAATTATTCATCAAGGCCCTTTGATAAGGGACCTCATGGGCTCAAGTATGATATGGGTCTGAATACAGATCCTGCTGCTGGAGATATTGGGAGAATGGAGCCTTCTCGCGGTCGTCCAGATTTTGTTGGACGACGCCATATGGATGTTTTGGCTCCCCGAAGCCCAGTTAGAGATTACCCTGCGATCCCATCTCATGGGTTTAGAGGCTTTGGCCCTGATGATTTTGATAGAAGAGACTTTCATCGATTTGGTGATCCACATGGAAATTCATTCCATGAGGGTAGGCTTTCTAATTTTCCTGGTCAATTTCGACGGGGTGAGTTTGAGGGGCCTGGTAATATGCGAATTGTTGATGGGCACCCTGGTCATCTTCGGAGGGGAGATCATTTGGGTCATCAGAATGTGCATAATCATTTGCATTTGAGAGAAACTATGGGTTTTGGTGATCGTCATCCACGGATTGGAGACATGACTGGACCTGGGAACTTTGAATCATTTAGAGGCAAGAGGACAAGCCATCCACGTCTTGGTGAGCCTGGATTTAGGAGCAGCTTTTCACTTCAGAGATTTCCAACTGATGGAGCTTACACA GGAGATCTAGAGTCTTTTGATCACTCAAGGAAAAGGAAACCAGCTAGTATGGGATGGTGCCGGATATGTAAAGTTGATTGTGAAACAGTTGAAGGTTTAGACTTGCATTCACAAACAAGGGAACACCAGAAGATGGCTATGGATATGGTGCGAACCATCAAGCAAAATGCCAAAAAGCAGAAACT AACCTCTGGTGATCAGTCCTTGGTAGAGGATGAAAATAAGTCAAAAAATCCAGCTTTAAAGCCCGGGGAGAAAAGCAGCATTGATGGATGA
- the LOC103418801 gene encoding tubulin beta-1 chain translates to MREILHIQGGQCGNQIGAKFWEVVCAEHGIDSTGRYHGDSELQLERVNVYYNEASGGRYVPRAVLMDLEPGTMDSIRSGPYGQIFRPDNFVFGQSGAGNNWAKGHYTEGAELIDSVLDVVRKEAENCDCLQGFQVCHSLGGGTGSGMGTLLISKIREEYPDRMMMTFSVFPSPKVSDTVVEPYNATLSVHQLVENADECMVLDNEALYDICFRTLKLTTPSFGDLNHLISATMSGVTCCLRFPGQLNSDLRKLAVNLIPFPRLHFFMVGFAPLTSRGSQQYRALTVPELTQQMWDSKNMMCAADPRHGRYLTASAMFRGKMSTKEVDDQMMNVQNKNSSYFVEWIPNNVKSTVCDIPPTGLKMASTFIGNSTSIQEMFRRVSEQFTAMFRRKAFLHWYTGEGMDEMEFTEAESNMNDLVSEYQQYQDATADEDEYEDEQQEYEEEM, encoded by the exons ATGCGTGAGATCCTTCACATCCAGGGAGGCCAATGCGGCAACCAGATCGGGGCCAAGTTCTGGGAGGTGGTGTGCGCCGAGCACGGCATCGACTCCACCGGACGCTACCACGGTGACTCCGAGCTCCAGCTTGAGAGGGTTAATGTCTACTACAATGAGGCTAGCGGTGGCCGCTACGTTCCTCGCGCCGTGCTCATGGATCTGGAGCCTGGCACCATGGACAGCATCAGATCTGGGCCGTACGGCCAGATCTTCCGCCCTGACAACTTCGTTTTCGGTCAATCGGGTGCTGGGAACAACTGGGCCAAGGGTCATTACACTGAGGGTGCAGAGTTGATCGATTCCGTTCTCGATGTGGTTCGCAAGGAGGCGGAGAATTGCGACTGCTTGCAAG GGTTTCAGGTGTGCCATTCGTTGGGAGGTGGTACTGGATCTGGGATGGGAACGCTTCTGATCTCGAAGATCAGGGAGGAGTACCCAGATCGGATGATGATGACTTTCTCTGTGTTCCCATCTCCCAAGGTCTCAGATACTGTTGTGGAGCCTTACAATGCTACTCTTTCGGTTCATCAGCTTGTGGAGAATGCTGATGAGTGCATGGTTCTTGACAATGAGGCCCTCTACGATATTTGCTTCCGCACACTTAAGCTCACCACCCCCAGCT TTGGTGATTTGAATCATTTGATCTCTGCAACAATGTCTGGAGTTACTTGCTGCCTGAGGTTCCCTGGTCAGCTCAACTCTGATCTGCGCAAGCTTGCTGTTAACCTGATCCCCTTCCCCCGTCTCCACTTTTTCATGGTGGGCTTTGCTCCTCTTACTTCACGTGGCTCTCAGCAGTACCGGGCCCTTACTGTTCCAGAGCTCACCCAGCAAATGTGGGACTCCAAGAACATGATGTGTGCTGCTGATCCCCGACATGGACGTTACCTAACAGCATCAGCCATGTTCCGTGGTAAGATGAGCACCAAGGAAGTTGATGACCAGATGATGAATGTGCAGAACAAGAACTCTTCCTACTTTGTTGAGTGGATCCCCAACAATGTCAAGTCAACCGTCTGTGACATCCCACCAACCGGGCTTAAGATGGCATCAACCTTCATTGGGAACTCGACATCCATCCAGGAGATGTTCAGGAGAGTGAGCGAGCAGTTCACTGCCATGTTCAGGAGGAAGGCTTTCTTGCATTGGTACACTGGTGAAGGCATGGACGAGATGGAGTTCACTGAAGCCGAGAGCAACATGAACGATCTGGTTTCCGAGTACCAGCAGTACCAAGATGCAACAGCCGATGAGGATGAGTATGAGGATGAGCAGCAAGAGTACGAGGAGGAAATGTAA